Proteins co-encoded in one Cytophaga hutchinsonii ATCC 33406 genomic window:
- a CDS encoding porin family protein: MKLSRQFLLSHLLLLSSFASFAGEKDTTEASHYSGRFNVEKIRSLRTIQDDDVELRHVELGVRYMPTFSSIDFNTSDGGVVEGSFTMSHGFGVMAGINLTKNIGVQAEVNYYQINQKYADGNLNRDLTINYFNIPVLLSLNTNKAAPVNLNLVAGPQFGINAGSKFETSGNGNTDSTTAVVALRKGDVGVAYGAGLEFALNKSHSVRLDLGFRGFYGLVNMDSSTNGQGTYNVIVSASRKTYGGYAGITWMF, translated from the coding sequence ATGAAACTTTCAAGACAATTCCTACTAAGTCATTTATTATTACTTTCTTCATTCGCTTCTTTTGCAGGAGAGAAGGACACTACAGAGGCATCTCATTATTCAGGCAGATTCAATGTTGAAAAAATCAGATCGTTAAGAACAATTCAGGATGACGATGTTGAATTACGTCATGTTGAATTAGGTGTACGTTATATGCCAACGTTTTCTTCTATTGATTTTAATACTTCAGATGGGGGCGTGGTGGAAGGAAGCTTCACAATGAGCCATGGCTTTGGTGTTATGGCCGGTATTAATCTTACTAAAAATATTGGTGTGCAGGCAGAAGTGAACTATTATCAAATCAATCAAAAATATGCGGATGGCAATTTAAACCGCGATTTAACAATTAATTATTTCAACATACCCGTATTGTTATCGCTGAACACAAATAAAGCAGCTCCGGTTAATTTAAACCTTGTAGCTGGTCCGCAGTTTGGTATAAATGCAGGCTCTAAATTTGAAACATCCGGTAACGGAAATACGGATTCTACAACAGCAGTAGTTGCGTTGAGAAAAGGGGATGTAGGTGTAGCTTATGGTGCAGGTTTGGAGTTTGCACTGAATAAAAGTCACAGCGTACGTCTTGATTTAGGCTTCAGAGGTTTTTACGGTCTTGTAAATATGGATTCGTCAACAAACGGACAGGGTACTTATAATGTTATTGTAAGTGCTTCCAGAAAAACATATGGCGGTTATGCAGGTATTACCTGGATGTTCTAA
- a CDS encoding gliding motility-associated C-terminal domain-containing protein, translating to MCGFFAYGSGGDPIYREYLEVKLTTPLTAGERYYAEMYVSAADYMQYGCDNVGMYFSTTEILAPGSMSYIPLSPQIRSSTIIIDTDDWVKISGTFVATEAAEYLIIGNFYDNVSTNTLVKLANTMKPNAYYFIDDVLVKKECAPQDATETICKGTTTTLRIDNSIISWAEASTPSVILASTSTVDVTPLVTTTYIATSACGLTAQFKVIVTTNSETITAQINDPGQLCDGTTPVDFFASASTTGAGPLNYQWYVTSTSGSEPVGTNSSTYSYTASAADNNKTVTVFVTSASSCTGGAASNIVSLNILNLTTPEVTVSIPSNRICTGLVTPSFTATATGAGTTPSYQWYVIPAATGLLQPVGTGSQIYNPTNLTNGDQVFVQLISNAMCQTGTNPYTSNKVLMEIKPIPAPAIMEGDQTICWPENFTYHGTGGIDTHFQWYLNNTPIPGATELDYMATESGFYTLFESNTICDFISDPVRLTIIPTLQADAGEDITAWQGDMVTLNGSGGGAYSWSSGNTINNAFIANPSLTAAHTITYVLTVSEPGNDCASKDEVTVFVKGPIKVPNVITVNGDGINDDWVIENIEGYPNAIIDIYNRWGSLVWHTQGYSTNWDGTNYRNGHLLPDGTYFYIINLQDQKYADTVTGWIQLVK from the coding sequence ATGTGCGGTTTTTTCGCGTACGGGTCTGGGGGCGATCCTATTTACAGAGAATATCTTGAAGTTAAATTAACAACACCACTTACCGCAGGCGAACGCTATTATGCCGAAATGTATGTATCTGCAGCAGACTATATGCAATATGGCTGCGACAATGTTGGCATGTATTTTTCTACCACCGAAATTCTGGCTCCTGGCTCTATGTCGTATATACCATTATCACCTCAAATCAGGAGCAGTACTATTATTATTGATACTGATGACTGGGTTAAAATATCAGGAACGTTTGTAGCAACTGAAGCCGCGGAATATTTAATCATAGGTAACTTCTACGACAATGTCAGTACAAATACATTAGTAAAATTGGCAAATACAATGAAACCTAATGCCTATTATTTTATTGATGATGTTTTAGTAAAAAAAGAATGTGCCCCGCAGGATGCAACAGAAACAATCTGTAAAGGCACTACCACTACGTTACGCATTGACAATAGCATTATAAGCTGGGCAGAGGCATCTACGCCATCCGTTATACTTGCCAGCACTTCTACCGTTGATGTAACGCCATTGGTTACAACAACCTATATAGCTACCTCTGCCTGCGGACTTACGGCACAATTTAAAGTAATTGTGACAACCAATTCTGAAACAATTACCGCACAGATCAACGATCCCGGTCAGCTGTGTGATGGAACTACACCTGTTGATTTTTTTGCATCAGCCAGTACAACAGGCGCAGGTCCGCTAAATTACCAATGGTATGTAACAAGTACTTCCGGTTCAGAGCCGGTAGGTACCAACAGCTCAACATATTCCTATACCGCAAGTGCTGCCGATAATAATAAGACGGTTACCGTATTTGTAACAAGTGCGTCGAGCTGTACCGGGGGGGCAGCATCCAATATCGTTTCATTGAATATCTTAAACCTTACAACACCTGAGGTTACCGTCTCTATACCAAGCAATAGAATCTGCACGGGCTTAGTAACACCAAGCTTTACCGCTACAGCTACCGGAGCCGGAACAACTCCCTCCTATCAATGGTATGTAATTCCGGCCGCTACGGGATTACTGCAACCTGTAGGAACAGGCAGCCAAATATATAATCCGACCAATTTAACAAACGGGGATCAGGTATTTGTACAACTCATATCGAACGCAATGTGCCAGACAGGAACAAATCCGTATACCTCCAATAAAGTGTTAATGGAAATCAAACCAATACCGGCCCCTGCAATTATGGAAGGCGATCAAACAATCTGCTGGCCGGAAAATTTTACCTATCATGGTACGGGCGGCATAGATACACACTTTCAATGGTACCTGAATAATACGCCTATACCAGGTGCAACAGAGCTTGATTACATGGCAACTGAAAGCGGCTTCTACACACTGTTTGAAAGTAACACCATATGCGATTTTATTTCAGACCCGGTAAGGTTAACAATCATACCAACTCTTCAGGCTGATGCCGGCGAAGACATTACTGCCTGGCAGGGCGACATGGTTACGCTGAATGGCAGCGGTGGAGGCGCTTACAGCTGGTCTTCGGGAAACACCATAAACAATGCCTTTATAGCAAATCCAAGTCTTACAGCAGCTCATACCATTACTTATGTATTAACAGTAAGCGAACCCGGTAATGATTGTGCATCGAAAGATGAAGTAACCGTGTTTGTAAAAGGACCAATCAAGGTACCTAATGTGATTACCGTAAATGGAGATGGAATCAATGATGATTGGGTGATTGAAAATATTGAAGGGTATCCGAATGCAATCATTGATATTTACAACCGCTGGGGCAGCCTGGTATGGCACACACAAGGCTACTCAACAAACTGGGATGGCACAAACTACAGAAATGGACATCTGTTGCCGGATGGAACCTATTTTTACATCATAAACCTGCAGGATCAGAAATATGCAGATACTGTTACGGGCTGGATACAACTTGTTAAATAA